GAATTGTTATTTGGTACGATGGATACTTGGTTGGTTTGGAAATTGACTGGCGGTAAAGTTCATGTTACTGACTATTCCAATGCTTCCCGTACTTTAATGTATAACATTCGTGATTTAAAATGGGATGATGAACTTCTTGAAATCCTTACAGTTCCAAAATCTATGCTTCCAGAAGTTAAACCTTCCAGTGAAGTTTATGGATTAACTACTCCTACTGTATTACAGGGTGCTGAAATTCCTATCGCTGGTATCGCTGGTGACCAACAAGCTGCTTTATTTGGTCAAACTTGCTTCAAACCAGGTATGGCTAAAAACACTTATGGTACTGGTTGTTTCATGCTTATGAACACTGGTAGTGAATTATATACATCCAAAAATGGATTGTTAACTACAATCGCTTGGGGTATTGAAGGTAAAGTAGAATATGCTCTTGAAGGTAGTATCTTCGTAGCTGGTTCTGCAGTTCAATGGTTACGTGACGGTTTAAAAGTTATTGAATCTGCTCCAGACTCTGAATACTATGCTCGTAAAGTTAAAGATTCTGAAGGTGTTTATGTAGTACCTGCATTCGTTGGTTTAGGTGCTCCATACTGGGATATGAAAGCTCGCGGTGCAATCTTCGGATTAACTCGTGGTACTAGCAAATCTCACATCATTCGTGCAACTTTAGATTCCATGGCTTACCAAACTAAAGATGTTCTTGGTGCTATGCAAGCTGATTCTGGTATTAGATTACAAGCATTGAAAGTTGACGGCGGTGCTGTTGCTAATAACTTGTTAATGCAATTCCAATCTGACTTGTTAGGCGTTCCAGTAGATCGTCCGCAAGTTGTTGAAACTACTGCTTTAGGTGCTGCTTATCTTGCAGGTCTAGCTGTTGGTGTTTGGAGTTCTAAAGAAGACTTAATTAGCAACTGGCAATTAAACAGACGTTTCGAACCAACAATGGATGAAGAAACTCGCGCTAAACTTTATGCTGGTTGGCAAAAAGCCGTTAAACGTTCCATGGAATGGGAAGATTAGTCCTAATAAATTCATAGGTATAAATATAAAAGTAAAAGGTGCTATCAGTGATAGCACCTTTTACTTTTATATTTATTTATAGGGTAAGGTAACATAGATTAATGATTTGTCCAATGAATAGCTAGGTCATCGGATCAATCATGATTGAGTATATAAATTACGTGAATATGTAATTTTAACCGATGTATGACTTTCTACAGATTGATTCGTCAATACTGTCTAAAGATGCAACCTCGTCTACAACTTTATCTAAATAGAATAATGCTTTATCAGCTTTATTCATTTGCAAATAGGATTGAATAACTTGTAGATGATTAATAAAGTCGTGCTGTTGCATTTTTAGGGCTTTACATGATACCTGGGTTTCAAATGATTTCTCCATATCAATTCTCCTCATCTAAGCTTTATTCTATTTTGTTCGACAAAAATTTACCTAATATGCTAAGTATATCTTGAATTTTAAATTTATACTATCAGAGTTATTCTGAAAATTTTGTAAGAAATTTATATTGTGAATCACTCTAACTTAGAAGAATAAAAAACTGGAACAAAGAAAAATTATTTTTTCTTTGTTCCAGTAAGTAATAAGGTGAAAATAGGATAGAGTTTTCCGATTTTATCAATACAGATAGCAACCAAGATACTAAAAAAAGTTACAGCAAAGAAGAATAAAATCGTTATAGGAGCTGTCATTAATTTCCCTTGGGAAGCAAGGAAAAGAGCGAAATAATAAATGGCAAAAGGATGAAAAAGATAAACAAAATAAGAATGCTTTCCTAATAGTGAACAAAAAATTCTTATTTGCTTAGGGAGAGTTTTGAATGTAAAGATATAGAATAGAAATAAGGTTGTTCCGATTGTGTAAAAAATTCCTGCGGGGCTTAATTGATGAGCAGTATTAATTGCAGATTCAGTTGAATACCCTAATAAATATAATAATGAATAATAGTATCCTAAGATCCCAAATAGGGAAAGAAAGAAAAGTAAAGTAATTTTTCGAGAATATCTTTTTAAAAAAATTAGAAAATTTTCATAATGAATAGAGCAATAGGCGCCTAAAATAAATATAAATAAGTAGTGAAATACCCAATAATTTAAACGATAGTCAATCAGATGATTGATGAAAAAACTGGAGGAGTTTCCAGTAAGAATATAACTGGAATAATAATCAAAAGCAATTTGGAAAATTAATAAAAAAATCAATCTGAGCTTTGTCATATGCTTCACCATTTTTATCCATAGGGGCATCAATAAATAGAACCACAATAAAATCACCATAAAATATAATTGATAAGAAGCTAATCCAAAGAATAAACAATTTATCAGAGACGGAATAGAACAAAAAGAGTACTCTTTATAAGTTAAGGTGTAATGAAGTAGATAAAGAAACGACCATGTTAGATATGGTAACAATACAGAGTGCATTCGCCGCAGCAAGAAATCTTTATAAGCAAATGGTTGATTAAGATCACGTTTGTAAAATAAGCCAAAGGCAGAAATGAAAAAGAAAATAGGCACACTAAATCGAGTTACTATTTCTAATAATGCAATTAAGTGTATATTATTGAAAGTATTTGATAAATATTGTGACCCTGTATGAATACCAATGACTCCAAGCATGGCTATACCGCGCATATATTCTAATGCAACAATTCTTTTTTTTGCCATAATGAAGAAATCTCCTATACAATTTAGTTTTGTTTTATTATTGGTAAAGTTACCCTTTGTTATTATAAATTGTATTGCTAAAGAAGTAAATATTTTCGATTATTTATGATCTGAAGTTTTATATAATTTAAGTCTTAGTAATAACTTAAAAGAGAAAAAATTTAAGAGTTTTTGTAAATTTTATTGATATTTAAAAGGAAAATGATGATTTATGAAAGGGAGATATGTTAAAATATGATTATAAACATTTATTAGGAGGGATTGTCATGAAAAATGTTACAATACAGTTATTAACTGTTTTTGTTATTAGTGGAATATTAAAATGCATTTTTCTTTCTTCGTTTGCTAGTATATTCATTGATTTGGCAG
This genomic interval from Selenobaculum gibii contains the following:
- the glpK gene encoding glycerol kinase GlpK — encoded protein: MTKKYVLALDQGTTSSRSILFDQNSNIVAVAQREFTQIFPKPGWVEHNANEIWSTQIGTIAEVIANAGIEPSEIAAIGITNQRETTVVWEKSTGKPVYNAIVWQSRQTMDICNDIKAKGLSDTFRQKTGLVVDAYFSGTKVKWILDNVEGARAKAEAGELLFGTMDTWLVWKLTGGKVHVTDYSNASRTLMYNIRDLKWDDELLEILTVPKSMLPEVKPSSEVYGLTTPTVLQGAEIPIAGIAGDQQAALFGQTCFKPGMAKNTYGTGCFMLMNTGSELYTSKNGLLTTIAWGIEGKVEYALEGSIFVAGSAVQWLRDGLKVIESAPDSEYYARKVKDSEGVYVVPAFVGLGAPYWDMKARGAIFGLTRGTSKSHIIRATLDSMAYQTKDVLGAMQADSGIRLQALKVDGGAVANNLLMQFQSDLLGVPVDRPQVVETTALGAAYLAGLAVGVWSSKEDLISNWQLNRRFEPTMDEETRAKLYAGWQKAVKRSMEWED
- a CDS encoding acyltransferase, which produces MAKKRIVALEYMRGIAMLGVIGIHTGSQYLSNTFNNIHLIALLEIVTRFSVPIFFFISAFGLFYKRDLNQPFAYKDFLLRRMHSVLLPYLTWSFLYLLHYTLTYKEYSFCSIPSLINCLFFGLASYQLYFMVILLWFYLLMPLWIKMVKHMTKLRLIFLLIFQIAFDYYSSYILTGNSSSFFINHLIDYRLNYWVFHYLFIFILGAYCSIHYENFLIFLKRYSRKITLLFFLSLFGILGYYYSLLYLLGYSTESAINTAHQLSPAGIFYTIGTTLFLFYIFTFKTLPKQIRIFCSLLGKHSYFVYLFHPFAIYYFALFLASQGKLMTAPITILFFFAVTFFSILVAICIDKIGKLYPIFTLLLTGTKKK
- a CDS encoding Spo0B domain-containing protein, with product MEKSFETQVSCKALKMQQHDFINHLQVIQSYLQMNKADKALFYLDKVVDEVASLDSIDESICRKSYIG